In Aspergillus flavus chromosome 3, complete sequence, one genomic interval encodes:
- a CDS encoding MYB and HSA domain protein, translating into MLREELLRSKNDEIARCLLSRKRKLSELYFATVGFAGATENPSADSLYHQKEQAFLDANDLSKGRYFDEATLPPLPNYAEILSRKYQEAVQSRPEPSKASNAIPISPPAGGEAVVAQTAPDAGKKTSLPRPLPEQKPPGTVLQQQQQEIQVPTQPAPGVTPEGLPGLDASTPVAAPPTESPAPEQKVISAVPGTPKSSQGHDSTEVSISPSQAKPTTTTGVSSAPTDVSSVQKKPDERPSLVLSRVAHRNEQPLSPVSSAGPYSNNTPVPVAVSPETSPAEEGPDPTDKIVPSPKPEEPTQAPPILVPSTPDEQLRLEEAQSLRQSSLVAKNTIGDSGTNEPSTNEVLQESVAAPTDLEASLKEEQVSVATPLAPESKKPDGVVQLAEDDGPPPSHQAEQVQPSNAIEPKVLPPATSAQKKVTQTVSGPAQPERMTTRVSSGAIRHKSVSEILGEAPKPVVAQPDKASATDKPADTARAVSKAPSDSAARLSFKDRKARERERSKLSTVVFPKQQQQQLQDQADSMDLVRQHTGDLAKLNEERDYLFTLFQSKAYSPPRGTSLSTLLASAHKTLTTANHHLEYQEQMDCRTLRRIYQLQNANRWPLRQMKRSAEPPRQGTHWDVLLDHMKWMRTDFREERKWKIAAAKSCADWCAEYVNSQPEHRSLLRVHSRIPPLKLVKKVEPDTNMMSPPEETGDEMLGLSHPTPDLVPSTEEDSVSEGYNDEPRHDLHDTVAPAAIFSLSSDEFTFSLDMTPAAQKLLDELPVYSPVGIAPETNLPTFKEPPDAVWKTEILPVSKYASGKIAFLDDEPPRKRSRYDYSQYQSDPEQGLLDLPPEQTNVALFRPENKHIRDRIHPGHTFRPPTEYPMPSVGFFESRQSSQWTYAEDDELRRLVKEYSYNWSLISSCLTPSSQFTSGAERRTPWECFERWIGLEGLPADMSKTQYFRAYHQRLETAQRTVLAQQQAAQQQQQQQQQQQQQQQGNNNPQSLPPVRRRTTQPVRVDRRRSSKHLALLDAMRKLAKKRETMLQKQQHASQLASLRKVNEANQPKPPISTPAEFSRLKYERELKLQERQEQYRQQMIATQRANLAAQRAGQMPNQQPMMNAPGRTPNAMPQNPGTPSMPTSTPNGMPNGLPNGMPNGIPPGVGANQGRPHMQAMPNSGPVNGHMPPNPMAMKMMPQSGMQQTTATRPGMPMQTTPDNTRVIREANRLQEQQRLLQSRQQQQNPQPQPQQPQQQFHNQQQFVGQGSHSPNMNVPNVNGTPNNPAMMAALQAGGGMQSPSFHNATPQGVSTPSPRMGQPNLLSSGVVPTISSLQNQIQRTHPGMSAEQVNKLATERLHQYQQQRMSQVAMNAAAGNIGAVQANYQMSQDGNFQSPQNGMNGGPGIQMPQTQGYSPMMRVPQTAQQNRVGVGNSPAMNGAVPQPSRSATPQTQRSGSVQGGPMPPSNKSPNPPQAQTASS; encoded by the exons ATGCTCCGCGAAGAGCTCCTTCGGTCTAAGAACGATGAGATCGC ACGTTGTTTGTTGTCGCGGAAGCGCAAACTGAGCGAGCTCTACTTTGCGACCGTAGGCTTCGCGGGCGCGACCGAGAACCCGTCCGCGGACTCGCTATACCATCAGAAAGAACAGGCGTTCCTCGACGCCAACGATCTTTCCAA AGGTCGCTATTTCGATGAGGCCACCCTTCCACCCTTGCCTAATTATGCAGAGATTCTATCGCGCAAGTACCAGGAAGCTGTCCAGTCACGTCCGGAACCATCGAAAGCTTCCAATGCCATTCCTATCAGTCCTCCGGCGGGTGGAGAAGCTGTTGTTGCTCAGACTGCTCCTGATGCTGGCAAGAAAACATCACTGCCCCGGCCGCTACCGGAACAGAAGCCTCCTGGCACCGTActacaacagcagcaacaggaAATCCAAGTCCCTACTCAGCCTGCGCCTGGCGTTACTCCCGAAGGCTTGCCAGGTCTTGATGCATCCACCCCAGTCGCTGCACCCCCGACCGAATCTCCAGCCCCTGAGCAAAAGGTAATATCTGCAGTGCCAGGAACGCCCAAGAGCAGCCAAGGCCATGATTCTACAGAAGTTAGTATCTCACCGAGCCAGGCCAAGCCGACAACAACGACTGGGGTTTCTTCCGCGCCCACTGACGTGTCGTCTGTCCAGAAGAAACCTGATGAACGGCCATCTCTCGTGCTCAGCCGAGTGGCTCATCGCAACGAACAACCACTTTCTCCCGTGTCTTCTGCCGGTCCTTATTCCAACAATACTCCTGTTCCGGTTGCTGTATCACCAGAGACGAGTCCTGCCGAGGAGGGACCTGATCCCACCGATAAGATTGTACCAAGCCCCAAACCGGAGGAACCTACACAAGCACCCCCAATCCTGGTCCCATCCACACCAGATGAACAGCTTCGATTAGAAGAGGCGCAATCACTTCGCCAAAGCTCGCTTGTCGCAAAGAACACAATCGGGGATAGTGGTACCAACGAGCCTTCGACAAATGAAGTGCTCCAGGAGAGCGTTGCGGCACCGACAGATCTCGAGGCTTCGCTGAAAGAGGAACAAGTCTCGGTAGCTACACCCCTAGCGCCGGAGTCAAAGAAGCCTGATGGAGTGGTCCAACTTGCAGAGGATGACGGGCCGCCTCCGTCACATCAAGCTGAACAGGTCCAACCTTCGAATGCGATAGAACCTAAGGTATTGCCTCCAGCAACTTCGGCACAAAAGAAGGTCACGCAAACTGTTTCTGGGCCTGCACAGCCCGAAAGAATGACAACCAGAGTCTCTTCCGGTGCCATTCGGCATAAATCTGTTTCTGAAATCCTCGGCGAAGCCCCAAAACCGGTGGTGGCCCAACCCGATAAAGCCTCTGCTACTGACAAACCCGCAGATACGGCACGAGCTGTATCCAAGGCTCCCAGTGACTCGGCAGCAAGATTAAGCTTCAAGGACAGAAAGGCAcgggaaagagagaggagcAAACTCTCCACAGTTGTTTTTCCaaaacagcagcagcagcaactgcAAGACCAAGCCGACTCCATGGATCTTGTCCGCCAGCACACAGGTGATTTAGCGAAGTTGAATGAGGAAAGGGATTATCTCTTCACCTTGTTTCAGAGCAAGGCTTATAGCCCTCCTCGAGGCACAAGCCTCAGTACTCTCCTTGCCTCAGCTCATAAAACCTTAACCACGGCAAATCATCACCTTGAATATCAGGAGCAGATGGACTGTCGCACCCTTCGCCGCATCTATCAGCTTCAAAATGCAAATCGGTGGCCATTGCGCCAAATGAAGCGCTCAGCAGAGCCTCCTCGTCAAGGCACGCACTGGGATGTTCTTTTGGATCACATGAAGTGGATGCGTACTGATTTCCGCGAAGAACGGAAGTGGAAGATCGCAGCAGCAAAAAGTTGCGCAGATTGGTGCGCCGAATACGTCAACAGCCAGCCGGAGCATAGGTCGTTGCTTCGTGTGCATTCTAGAATTCCACCACTCAAATTAGTGAAGAAGGTCGAACCTGATACTAACATGATGTCGCCTCCAGAGGAGACAGGGGATGAAATGCTGGGATTGTCTCACCCGACTCCAGACCTAGTACCTTCAACAGAAGAAGACTCAGTTAGCGAGGGATATAATGATGAGCCACGTCATGATTTACATGATACGGTTGCTCCTGCCGCAATATTCTCCCTTAGTTCAGATGAATTTACATTCTCGCTAGATATGACGCCGGCAGCTCAAAAGCTTCTGGATGAACTTCCGGTCTACTCTCCAGTTGGGATTGCTCCAGAAACTAATCTACCGACATTCAAAGAACCTCCGGATGCTGTGTGGAAGACTGAGATTCTACCCGTCTCAAAATATGCTTCTGGGAAGATAGCAttccttgatgatgaacCGCCACGAAAACGTAGTCGCTATGATTATTCGCAGTATCAATCCGATCCAGAGCAAGGGTTGTTGGACCTGCCGCCAGAGCAGACAAATGTTGCCCTCTTCCGACCCGAGAACAAGCACATACGTGATCGTATTCACCCGGGGCATACATTTAGGCCCCCGACTGAATACCCTATGCCTTCTGTTGGATTCTTTGAGTCCCGCCAGTCGTCTCAGTGGACATACgcagaggatgatgaattaCGCCGTCTTGTAAAGGAGTACTCTTACAACTGGTCTTTGATCTCCAGCTGTTTGACTCCTTCGTCGCAATTCACCTCTGGAGCGGAGAGGCGAACTCCCTGGGAATGCTTTGAACGCTGGATCGGTCTGGAGGGGCTGCCTGCGGATATGTCGAAGACGCAATACTTTAGGGCTTACCATCAAAGGCTGGAGACTGCACAGCGTACTGTTCTAGCGCAGCAGCAAGCAgcccagcaacagcaacaacagcaacagcagcagcagcagcagcagcaaggcAATAACAACCCACAGTCGTTACCTCCGGTCCGTAGGCGAACCACACAACCTGTCCGGGTTGACCGGAGACGGTCCTCGAAGCATCTGGCTTTGCTCGATGCCATGCGCAAGTTGGCCAAGAAGCGGGAGACGATGCTTCAAAAGCAACAACACG CTTCTCAACTAGCATCACTGAGAAAAGTCAACGAGGCAAACCAGCCAAAACCCCCTATCTCGACGCCTGCCGAGTTTAGTCGTCTCAAGTATGAGCGGGAGTTAAAACTGCAGGAGAGGCAAGAACAATACCGGCAGCAGATGATAGCCACACAGAGG GCAAACTTGGCAGCTCAGCGTGCTGGGCAAATGCCTAACCAGCAGCCAATGATGAATGCCCCTGGTCGAACTCCAAATGCCATGCCTCAAAACCCTGGAACTCCCTCTATGCCCACCAGTACTCCTAATGGGATGCCTAACGGTTTACCGAATGGAATGCCGAATGGGATACCGCCTGGCGTTGGTGCCAACCAGGGACGGCCCCATATGCAAGCAATGCCTAATAGCGGACCTGTGAATGGCCACATGCCCCCTAATCCCATGGCCATGAAAATGATGCCACAGTCCGGAATGCAACAAACAACTGCCACCAGACCTGGAATGCCAATGCAAACGACCCCAGACAACACTCGGGTCATCCGGGAAGCTAACCGTCTCCAAGAGCAACAACGGCTTTTACAATCTaggcagcaacagcagaaCCCGcaacctcaacctcagcaACCCCAGCAGCAATTTCACAATCAGCAACAGTTTGTGGGCCAGGGTTCTCATTCCCCGAATATGAATGTACCCAATGTTAATGGGACACCGAACAATCCCGCCATGATGGCGGCTCTCCAGGCTGGGGGTGGTATGCAAAGCCCATCTTTCCACAACGCTACTCCCCAAGGAGTCTCTACCCCCTCACCCCGTATGGGACAGCCTAATCTGTTGTCGAGTGGAGTTGTACCGACCATTAGCAGCTTGCAAAATCAAATCCAGAGAACGCATCCGGGTATGTCCGCAGAGCAAGTGAATAAATTGGCCACCGAGCGATTGCATCAGTATCAGCAGCAGAGAATGTCTCAGGTCGCCATGAATGCAGCCGCTGGGAATATTGGAGCCGTCCAGGCTAATTATCAAATGTCGCAAGATGGAAACTTTCAATCTCCTCAGAACGGCATGAATGGTGGCCCCGGGATACAGATGCCTCAAACGCAAGGGTACTCGCCTATGATGCGGGTTCCTCAAACTGCTCAACAGAATCGGGTGGGCGTTGGAAACTCGCCGGCCATGAATGGGGCTGTCCCTCAACCAAGTCGCAGCGCAACACCGCAGACTCAACGCAGTGGCAGTGTCCAGGGTGGTCCCATGCCACCTTCGAACAAGAGTCCGAACCCTCCACAAGCTCAAACCGCTAGCAGCTAA
- a CDS encoding putative G-patch domain protein codes for MSPHPSRDSHERSQGSSKPFSLSLGGGSSASNGQTKKASFNLQRSTRGTGAPGRTLARRPHHLHDDDESDEEERAPMHEAVTEFDTETGTAVSADKKDEKRELVIPVASNNNWRNRPGVSQKPKGKNLLPKEVQAIQEAAKRGEIAGENTETDSPSMAYGLSFAQQRRTEQHAEDEADDKPMEDAEPVNEEEQKPLTQDEIALRALIRESKGETEGRSDLIIESRPVDGEEDGTGGRYDEGTSFRADIASRPESATLDQYNAIPVEEFGAALLRGMGWKEGQAVGKGKYGSSAVLDKPRIPERRPGFLGIGAKDASGGKGAEAELGAWGKAAMRKGARKSGKEGETSTEGVYMPIMMRNKKTGESITEEELAVLQKEGKSKKDDEWKERRDRNLERSGRDKDRDRDYRRRDYERDDDDRYDRRKTGSPRRDRSHSRRRRYDDDDGDSKDDRSYRDRDRDRERRRDRERDRSREREKDRERSRRYRDDDRYSSSRHSSNTSSRHGRDRDRDRDSDRDSYRRRRHDDR; via the coding sequence ATGTCTCCACACCCGTCGCGGGACAGCCACGAGCGGTCCCAAGGCTCGTCGAAGCCTTTCTCATTATCGTTAGGCGGAGGATCATCAGCTTCCAATGgacagacaaagaaagcttCATTTAATCTCCAAAGATCTACTCGGGGGACGGGAGCCCCAGGTCGAACGCTTGCGCGCCGacctcatcatctgcatgacgacgatgaatccgacgaagaagaaagagcgcCAATGCATGAAGCCGTCACAGAATTTGATACAGAAACAGGAACCGCCGTATCTGCAGATAAAAAGGATGAAAAGCGCGAGCTAGTTATACCGGTCGCGAGCAACAATAATTGGCGGAATCGGCCCGGCGTGAGCCAGAAACCTAAGGGAAAGAACCTGCTCCCAAAGGAGGTCCAAGCGATACAGGAAGCTGCTAAGAGAGGCGAGATCGCCGGGGAGAATACAGAGACGGATAGCCCGAGCATGGCCTACGGTCTTAGCTTTGCGCAGCAGCGGAGAACGGAGCAACATGCCGAGGACGAGGCGGACGATAAGCCGATGGAAGATGCAGAGCCTGTTAACGAGGAGGAACAGAAGCCACTTACACAAGATGAGATCGCGCTTCGTGCGCTTATTCGTGAGAGTAAAGGCGAGACGGAGGGACGGTCGGACCTTATCATTGAGTCTAGACCGGTGgacggggaggaagatgggACTGGGGGACGCTACGATGAGGGAACCTCGTTCCGGGCTGATATTGCTTCTCGGCCCGAGTCAGCGACACTAGATCAGTATAATGCGATTCCTGTGGAAGAATTCGGTGCCGCTTTACTCCGAGGAATGGGCTGGAAAGAAGGCCAGGCTGTTGGAAAGGGGAAATATGGCTCCTCCGCTGTTCTTGATAAACCCCGGATTCCTGAGCGTCGGCCAGGCTTTCTAGGTATCGGGGCGAAGGACGCATCGGGAGGTAAGGGGGCAGAGGCAGAGCTTGGTGCTTGGGGAAAGGCTGCAATGCGTAAAGGAGCTAGGAAAAGCGGTAAAGAAGGCGAGACCAGCACAGAAGGTGTTTATATGCCGATTATGATGCGGAATAAGAAGACAGGCGAGTCCATAACGGAGGAGGAACTTGCAGTCTTgcagaaagagggaaagtcaaagaaagatgatgaatggaaagAACGGAGGGATCGCAACCTTGAGAGGAGTGGACGTGACAAAGACCGGGATAGGGATTACCGGCGCCGTGATTACGAACGAGACGATGATGATCGTTATGACAGGCGAAAAACGGGGTCCCCCAGGAGAGACAGAAGTCATTCaagacgacgaagatatgatgatgatgatggtgacaGTAAGGATGACCGGTCCTACCGGGATAGAGATCGTGACCGTGAACGTCGTCGCGACCGCGAGCGCGATCGCAGCCGTGAGCGGGAAAAGGATAGAGAACGGAGCCGAAGGTACCGGGATGATGATCGCTATAGTTCCAGCAGACACTCGTCCAATACATCAAGCAGACATGGTCGAGATCGTGACCGGGATCGAGATAGTGATCGTGACTCTTACCGGAGACGGAGGCATGATGACAGGTGA
- a CDS encoding putative small nucleolar ribonucleoprotein complex subunit — MSKAVVKTTFEASRTLRPIYTGGSTALDASGRLLVACVGEDALIIDLETGDQLASLEGDGEIITSLAITPSASHVVVCSRSMSMRIYSLTPFEDSSRTLDAKLVRSLKPHTAPVVTTAIDQTSTLLATGASDGSIKVWDIRGGYVTHTFHGHAGVISALCFFQVSFQDSESKSSSKKGKSKRKSDDSDEDEDMEDVAPVASIGGFRLASGSEEGKVRVWDLNKRKSIASLDSHVSVVRSLSYSPAENALLSAGRDKTVIVWDVRTFKTRRIIPVLESVEAATFVADSGLALVGGENGVLRVWDCNRGGEVTQEQEAAAEFEAIVAIQYTPGMPFAMTVHADQTLRLHSLDSLSDFKPGSSLDPLPIIRRISGNDDDIIDLAYVGPDRSMLALATNTESVRLISVGRSVDRPSNKEEDYFGADIAHLEGHDDIVICIDVDWSGHWLATGAKDNTARLWRLDPKTSSYTCFAAMTGHAESLGAISFPRVPPPANTPARNDPLNHPPQFLLTGSQDRTIKRWDTGKLAPLSSSKPHNPKAAFTRKAHDKDINALDVNPTSTLFASASQDRTVKIWSVEEGSVVGILRGHKRGVWSARFSPNGTPTISSSAQGSTNRGLIVTGSGDKTVKLWSLSDYSCLLTFEGHTNSVLKVLWLPPSDLSTKKDDDEDDDDEATPAQNNATQARPLVASAAADGLVKIWSPYTGELETTLDNHTDRVWALASPTPSGSRADVLSSNTHNISSPYAIASGSADSTVTFWTDTTSATYTATVSANAARIEQDQKLENYIRAGAYREAITLALQLNHPGRLLSLFTAAVDAADDPSSTDAERSERANSLTGNPSIDEVLQTLDSNNLRTLLLRLRDWNTNARNSRVAQRILFALFRSYPASTFIELATASMANRRSDSRTAAGMKDILQALSAYTERHYRRIEELTDESYLVEWVLGEMDGGVGLGGLGISGTRDVIDSATDDVPEHEKDTIMLGA; from the exons ATGTCTAAAGCTGTGGTTAAGACGACCTTCGAGGCGTCTCGGACTTTGCGTCCCATATACACCGGAGGAAGTACTGCGCTAGATGCCAGTGGACGTTTGCTAGTAGCTTGTGTGGGCGAAGATGCTCTCATTATAGATCTTGAGACTGGTGATCAGCTCGCAAGCTTGGAAGGA GATGGAGAGATTATCACCAGTTTGGCGA TCACGCCATCCGCTTCACATGTGGTCGTTTGCTCACGGTCAATGTCCATGCGCATTTACTCGTTGACTCCCTTCGAAGATTCTTCACGGACCCTCGACGCGAAGCTCGTGCGAAGCCTCAAACCCCATACTGCACCCGTTGTCACAACCGCTATCGACCAAACTAGCACGCTTCTGGCAACCGGTGCTTCTGATGGGTCAATCAAGGTCTGGGACATTCGAGGTGGTTATGTTACGCACACTTTCCATGGCCATGCTGGTGTCATATCTGCTTTGTGCTTCTTCCAGGTGTCATTTCAGGATAGCGAAAGCAAGTCCTCttcaaagaaagggaagtCGAAGAGGAAGTCGGATGACtccgatgaagatgaagacatggAAGATGTCGCCCCTGTCGCGTCGATTGGAGGATTTCGACTTGCCTCCGGCAGTGAGGAGGGCAAAGTACGGGTGTGGGATTTGAACAAACGGAAATCTATAGCGTCACTCGATTCTCATGTCTCGGTTGTACGGAGTTTATCGTACTCGCCTGCAGAGAATGCATTGCTCTCAGCGGGCCGAGACAAGACGGTCATCGTATGGGATGTCCGCACTTTCAAAACTCGCAGAATTATTCCTGTCCTTGAGAGCGTGGAAGCGGCCACCTTTGTTGCTGACAGTGGGCTCGCCCTAGTAGGAGGTGAAAATGGAGTATTGCGTGTTTGGGATTGTAACCGGGGAGGAGAGGTAAcccaagagcaagaagctgCTGCCGAGTTCGAGGCTATCGTGGCAATCCAGTACACCCCAGGGATGCCATTCGCAATGACCGTGCATGCCGATCAAACCTTGAGACTTCATTCACTTGATTCCTTGTCGGATTTCAAGCCTGGGTCTTCGCTTGATCCCCTGCCAATCATCAGGCGTATATCAGGTAACGACGACGACATTATTGACCTTGCATATGTCGGTCCAGATCGGTCAATGCTGGCGCTGGCTACAAACACTGAGAGTGTTAGACTGATTTCGGTGGGACGATCCGTAGACAGGCCGTCTAATAAAGAGGAGGATTACTTTGGCGCAGATATCGCTCATCTTGAAGGCCACGACGACATCGTCATATGCATTGATGTGGACTGGTCTGGGCACTGGCTGGCGACGGGCGCAAAAGATAACACAGCTCGTCTATGGCGTCTTGATCCCAAGACTTCCTCCTATACCTGCTTTGCTGCTATGACAGGTCACGCTGAGTCTTTAGGTGCTATAAGTTTTCCTCGCGTCCCGCCACCAGCAAACACGCCTGCGCGAAATGACCCTCTGAACCATCCTCCACAATTTTTACTCACAGGCTCTCAAGATCGCACTATTAAACGATGGGATACAGGCAAGCTGGCTCCGCTCAGCTCTTCTAAACCGCATAACCCGAAGGCGGCTTTCACCCGCAAAGCTCACGACAAAGACATTAATGCTTTGGATGTCAATCCGACATCGACTCTATTTGCCTCTGCCTCACAAGATCGTACTGTAAAGATCTGGTCCGTTGAAGAAGGGTCTGTTGTAGGTATCCTCCGTGGACATAAGAGAGGAGTCTGGTCGGCGCGGTTCTCTCCCAATGGCACCCCCACCATTAGCTCCAGCGCACAGGGCAGTACAAACAGGGGTCTGATAGTTACTGGATCTGGAGATAAAACTGTCAAATTATGGAGTCTATCGGATTATAGCTGTCTCCTTACATTTGAGGGCCACACGAACAGCGTGCTCAAGGTGCTTTGGCTTCCGCCTTCAGATTTATCAAccaagaaggatgatgatgaggatgatgatgatgaagcgACGCCAGCACAAAACAATGCCACACAGGCGCGCCCTCTCGTGGCATCTGCTGCAGCAGATGGTCTAGTCAAAATTTGGTCCCCATACACAGGAGAACTCGAGACCACTCTCGATAACCACACAGACAGAGTCTGGGCACTAGCAAGTCCGACACCCTCTGGCTCTCGTGCTGATGTTCTCTCTTCTAACACACATAATATCTCATCCCCATACGCTATTGCCTCTGGCTCTGCGGACTCCACCGTCACGTTCTGGACTGATACTACATCCGCGACTTACACCGCTACAGTTAGTGCGAATGCTGCTCGTATTGAACAGGACcagaaattagaaaattacATCAGGGCTGGAGCGTACCGTGAAGCCATCACACTAGCCCTCCAACTCAACCATCCAGGAAGGCTACTGTCTCTGTTCACAGCTGCAGTAGATGCCGCTGACGATCCGTCCTCGACCGATGCCGAAAGGAGCGAGCGTGCTAACAGTCTAACCGGCAACCCTTCGATTGATGAGGTACTACAGACTCTCGACTCCAACAACCTTCgtactcttcttctccgatTACGTGATTGGAACACGAATGCTCGCAATTCCCGCGTTGCACAACGCATCCTGTTTGCATTATTCAGGTCCTATCCCGCCTCAACATTCATTGAGCTGGCGACAGCAAGTATGGCAAATCGACGCAGTGACAGTCGTACAGCAGCCGGTATGAAGGACATCCTGCAAGCCTTGTCCGCATATACAGAAAGGCATTACCGTCGAATCGAAGAGCTTACAGACGAAAGCTACCTTGTGGAATGGGTTCTGGGAGAAATGGACGGGGGTGTAGGCCTTGGAGGCTTGGGCATCTCGGGCACTCGGGATGTTATTGACAGTGCTACAGATGACGTACCTGAGCATGAGAAGGACACTATCATGCTGGGGGCATAA
- a CDS encoding spindle pole body protein Sad1p, giving the protein MLHTGLLTVRLTCMTLYVPGVCYVCTPRPHRVFAAFNPAEPESSFLSSPLHRVMMSKRQAELALEEDTVAGSPAIKKARVEDDIEEGDPRHGALPLRRASGQEREEDERKGNDILAAADQEGEELEEAAVDNGAESDFDDADDDRPVIAAPKRQSAPMEGYSDLYLDTINREILDFDFEKLCSVTLSNINVYACLVCGKYFQGRGPKSHAYFHGLEVGHHVFINMGTKKVYVLPEGYEVKNKSLDDIKYVVDPHYSKEEVSKLDKEVHDAFDLAGNRYRPGFVGMNNIKANDYLNVVVQLLAHVFPIRNYFLLHEFPTPGTPQLALRFSTLVRKLWNPKAFRSHVSPHELLQEIALRSSKRFTLTQQSDPVEFLSWFLNNLHLSLGGSKKPSKTPTSVVQAAFQGHLRIESQAITAHSDTQNARLVFTESGDIKSQTTPFLILTLDLPPTPLFQSANRESIIPHVPLTTLLNKYNGITASEKLAHRVRHRLLHPLPPYLLFHIKRFSKNRFVSERNPTIVTFPSPRSLDMSPYVEPNPDIWPPGEPILYDLVANIILDPTVAVPGATDEAAADKGVNAASGASSSGAGAGSEKVSWMVQLHDKAMSAENNRQHSERAGEQQGPEWLEIQDLFVKKAETETLFTREGYLMVWERRKVPGMNSRKGKNPAK; this is encoded by the exons ATGCTCCACACGGGTTTGCTCACTGTACGACTAACATGTATGACGCTGTATGTACCGGGTGTTTGTTATGTTTGCACTCCGCGGCCCCATCGCGTCTTCGCAGCTTTCAATCCCGCGGAGCCAGAATCTTCGTTTCTTAGTTCACCTTTACACAGAGTCATGATGTCCAAGAGACAAGCTGAGCTGGCGCTAGAGGAGGATACGGTCGCAGGTTCTCCGGCCATTAAGAAGGCCCGTGTGGAGGACGACATCGAGGAAGGTGACCCGCGCCATGGAGCCCTTCCGTTACGACGGGCGAGTGgccaagagagagaggaagacgaacGCAAAGGGAATGATATCCTAGCCGCTGCGGACCAGGAGGgggaagagctggaagaagcGGCGGTGGATAATGGTGCTGAGTCCGATTTCGATGATGCCGACGATGACAGGCCTGTGATTGCGGCTCCCAAACGCCAGAGTGCACCTATGGAGGGCTATAGCGATCTTTATCTTGATACGATTAATCGCGAAATCCTCGACTTTGACTTTGAAAAACTGTGCTCGGTCACCCTTTCGAATATCAATGTGTACGCGTGTCTGGTCTGCGGCAAATACTTTCAGGGCAGGGGCCCCAAGTCTCATGCCTACTTTCATGGGCTTGAAGTCGGCCATCATGTTTTCATCAATATGGGAACCAAGAAGGTGTATGTCCTTCCGGAGGGCTATGAAGTGAAGAATAAGAGCTTGGATGACATCAAGTACGTGGTGGATCCGCACTATAGCAAGGAAGAGGTCTCCAAGCTAGACAAAGAGGTCCATGATGCGTTCGATCTCGCAGGAAATCGTTATAGACCAG GTTTTGTTGGTATGAACAATATCAAAGCCAACGACTACCTGAATGTAGTCGTGCAACTTTTGGCTCATGTTTTTCCAATTCGCAATTACTTTCTGCTACATGAGTTTCCGACACCCGGCACACCCCAATTAGCTCTACGTTTCAGCACGCTGGTGCGAAAACTATGGAACCCAAAGGCTTTTCGATCCCATGTGTCGCCGCACGAGTTGCTACAGGAGATTGCTCTTCGTTCATCAAAGCGCTTCACGCTGACCCAGCAGTCTGACCCAGTGGAGTTTTTGTCTTGGTTTCTAAACAACTTGCATCTTTCACTCGGAGGCTCTAAGAAGCCTTCCAAGACACCCACTAGTGTGGTCCAGGCCGCATTCCAAGGCCACCTGAGGATTGAAAGCCAAGCAATCACCGCTCATTCAGATACCCAAAACGCTCGCCTAGTCTTTACGGAATCGGGCGACATCAAAAGCCAGACCACCCCATTTCTCATCCTTACGTTAGATTTGCCTCCCACTCCTCTCTTCCAATCCGCCAATCGGGAATCCATCATTCCCCATGTCCCTCTAACAACACTCCTAAACAAGTACAACGGTATCACTGCTTCAGAGAAGCTGGCTCATCGAGTTCGCCACCGCCTCCTTCATCCCCTTCCACCTTATCTATTATTCCATATCAAGCGATTCAGCAAAAACAGATTCGTATCTGAACGTAACCCGACGATTGTCACATTCCCGTCACCCCGTTCTCTCGACATGTCGCCCTACGTAGAACCGAACCCGGACATTTGGCCTCCGGGCGAACCGATCCTCTACGACCTCGTCGCCAATATTATCCTGGATCCAACTGTAGCTGTCCCTGGTGCCACTGACGAGGCAGCCGCAGATAAGGGTGTTAACGCAGCATCTGGGGCATCGTCGAGCGGCGCTGGTGCGGGCAGCGAGAAGGTTTCCTGGATGGTCCAGCTTCACGATAAAGCTATGTCTGCAGAGAATAATCGACAACATAGCGAGCGCGCTGGTGAACAGCAAGGGCCGGAGTGGCTTGAGATCCAGGATCTGTTTGTCAAGAAAGCAGAAACAGAAACCCTATTCACCCGAGAAGGATATCTTATGGTCTGGGAGCGACGAAAGGTCCCGGGCATGAACAGCCGGAAGGGGAAGAACCCAGCAAAATAG